From a region of the Drosophila ananassae strain 14024-0371.13 chromosome XL, ASM1763931v2, whole genome shotgun sequence genome:
- the LOC6503895 gene encoding larval cuticle protein A2B, translating to MAFKFLALFALIAAASAGVLPAAQVYHSAPVAISPVHVAAPVVKTLAHPVLAKADDEYDPHPQYKFAYDVQDALSGDSKSQVEERDGDVVRGEYSLVDSDGFKRTVQYTADPLNGFNAVVSRQPLVKAVAVAPAPLYAAHH from the exons ATGGCATTCAAG TTCCTCGCCCTCTTCGCCCTGATCGCCGCCGCCAGTGCTGGCGTCCTGCCCGCCGCCCAGGTCTACCACTCCGCCCCCGTGGCTATCTCCCCCGTCCACGTCGCCGCCCCGGTGGTCAAGACCCTGGCCCACCCGGTCCTGGCCAAGGCCGACGACGAGTACGACCCCCACCCGCAGTACAAGTTCGCCTACGACGTCCAGGACGCGCTCTCCGGGGACTCCAAGAGCCAGGTGGAGGAGCGCGACGGCGACGTGGTGCGCGGCGAGTACTCCCTGGTGGACTCCGATGGCTTCAAGAGGACCGTCCAGTACACCGCCGACCCCCTCAACGGCTTCAACGCGGTGGTGAGCCGCCAGCCCCTCGTCAAGGCCGTGGCCGTGGCTCCCGCCCCCCTCTACGCCGCCCACCACTGA